In a genomic window of Lepisosteus oculatus isolate fLepOcu1 chromosome 3, fLepOcu1.hap2, whole genome shotgun sequence:
- the LOC138237803 gene encoding transcription factor HES-7-like: protein MATRASSAPPAGVGRLGSSRVFLSASSAPRRRLWELLTPRAKAGHKAQGSTSRQLRAKRTRGVNAFRLPDQEQPARFTNRREPQHLALRSRGMLKPLVEKKRRDRINQSLEELRALLFNCTHDQRVRNPKLEKAEILELTVSYLERRRRERKTGRTGEVPSQTRAAQPLREGDTPIPSYEAGFQKCVSQVTSFIRCVEPPEQERLVRGLRCYWGSRQSEPAEGETPSAGDAPSPPTAAPDLGEALQSCRCFSLSPPYASLPFPVPSPSSSSSSSPCSIFSNPGWSLPSPLAPMDPLLPPHHSPSRGADWSCPPRILLASTPLRHSGLLPGSQRVWRPWQ, encoded by the exons ATGGCGACGCGCGCGAGCTCTGCACCCCCGGCTGGAGTGGGGCGGCTCGGCTCGAGCCGGGTGTTCCTGTCCGCCAGCA GCGCCCCCCGTAGGCGACTCTGGGAACTCCTGACCCCGCGCGCCAAGGCCGGGCACAAGGCACAAGGCAGCACGAGTCGACAGCTGCGTGCCAAACGCACGAGAGGCGTCAATGCCTTCCGGCTCCCCGACCAGGAGCAGCCCGCGCGCTTCACGAACAGGCGCGAGCCTCAACACTTGGCCCTGCGCTCACGGGGT ATGCTGAAGCCCCTAGTGGAGAAGAAGAGGCGCGACAGGATCAACCAGAGTCTGGAGGAGCTGAGGGCCCTGCTGTTCAACTGCACACATGACCAG AGAGTCCGAAACCCGAAGCTGGAGAAGGCAGAGATCCTGGAGCTGACTGTGTCATAcctggagaggaggaggagggagaggaagacCGGGCGGACAG GTGAGGTACCTTCCCAGACCCGGGCTGCTCAGCCCCTCCGGGAGGGGGATACCCCGATCCCCAGTTACGAGGCCGGTTTCCAAAAGTGCGTCTCCCAGGTCACCAGTTTCATCCGCTGCGTGGAACCCCCAGAGCAGGAGCGTCTCGTCCGAGGGCTGAGGTGCTACTGGGGCTCCCGCCAGTCTGAGCCTGCTGAAGGGGAGACCCCCTCTGCTGGCGACGCCCCCTCGCCCCCCACTGCAGCACCGGATCTCGGGGAGGCGCTGCAATCCTGCCGCTGCTT TTCCCTCTCGCCCCCCTACGCGTCCCTCCCCTTCCCAGTCccttctccctcctcctcctcctcttcctcaccttGCTCCATCTTCTCGAACCCGGGCTGGAGTCTCCCCTCGCCCTTGGCCCCTATGGATCCTCTGCTGCCCCCGCACCACTCCCCCAGCCGGGGGGCAGACTGGAGCTGCCCTCCCAGGATCCTCCTGGCCTCGACACCCCTGCGGCACTCCGGGCTCCTGCCGGGCTCTCAGCGGGTCTGGAGgccctggcagtga